In Maridesulfovibrio frigidus DSM 17176, a single genomic region encodes these proteins:
- a CDS encoding IS3 family transposase, with translation GSQYTSFSFSSALRRSGCISSMSRRGNCWDNAVAENFFSKLKRERVYRTTYKTREQARQDIFIYLEIFYNRKRRHAGIGYVSPEQFEQEYYRKQKLAA, from the coding sequence GGGAGTCAATATACAAGCTTTTCTTTTTCATCGGCTCTTCGCAGATCCGGCTGTATAAGCAGTATGAGTCGTAGGGGAAACTGTTGGGACAATGCAGTAGCAGAGAATTTTTTCAGTAAACTGAAAAGGGAACGTGTTTATCGCACGACGTACAAAACTCGGGAACAAGCAAGGCAGGATATTTTTATCTACCTTGAGATCTTCTACAACAGGAAACGAAGACATGCCGGCATCGGTTATGTTTCACCAGAACAATTTGAGCAGGAATATTACCGTAAACAAAAACTAGCTGCCTAA